In Arthrobacter sp. QXT-31, one genomic interval encodes:
- a CDS encoding aminoglycoside phosphotransferase family protein: MSPPADVPIPPDLMRRYSRNSAGRAWLASLPDMIRGRLDQWQLELDLEPGTLPWSGHGGVVVPVRAAGVAAALKVAFPHDEALVERHALALWDGHGAVQLLASDAGTCSMLLERLDAGRSLRTEPMDTALEVWGRLMRELSLVPDGRPQWQEFVHVAARAEQWSDDLPAEWEQLGRPFPRWLLEAALEVCQTRGAVGRRSSDDVLVNTDFHYLNILARLDERGSAAATGFAAIDPQPMVGEAEFAVAPVLWNRIPDLPARDPAAGLLARCHDFSVAAGLDPEVARQWSLAREVDNALHYTSRPGHGGDMARSLWVASTLAGRTLDGLPAAHDLPEPGEDALDSAPT; this comes from the coding sequence GTGAGCCCGCCAGCAGACGTTCCTATTCCGCCGGACCTGATGCGCCGCTATTCCCGCAACAGTGCCGGCAGGGCCTGGCTGGCGTCGTTGCCGGACATGATCCGGGGCCGGCTGGACCAGTGGCAGCTCGAGCTTGACCTGGAACCGGGAACCCTTCCGTGGAGCGGGCACGGCGGTGTTGTGGTCCCGGTCCGCGCGGCAGGAGTGGCCGCTGCATTGAAGGTGGCTTTTCCGCACGACGAAGCGCTGGTGGAGCGCCATGCACTGGCGCTGTGGGACGGCCATGGTGCAGTGCAGCTGCTTGCCTCCGACGCCGGTACGTGCTCCATGCTCCTTGAGCGGCTGGATGCCGGCAGGTCGCTGCGGACCGAGCCGATGGACACTGCCCTTGAGGTGTGGGGCAGGCTGATGCGGGAGCTGAGCCTCGTGCCCGACGGCCGGCCGCAGTGGCAGGAATTTGTGCACGTGGCCGCCCGGGCGGAACAGTGGAGCGACGACCTGCCGGCCGAATGGGAACAGCTGGGCCGCCCGTTCCCCCGGTGGCTGCTGGAGGCCGCGCTCGAGGTCTGCCAGACGCGCGGTGCCGTGGGCCGCCGCTCCTCCGACGACGTCCTGGTCAACACTGATTTCCACTACCTCAACATCCTGGCCAGGCTTGACGAGAGGGGCAGTGCTGCAGCCACCGGCTTTGCCGCCATCGACCCGCAGCCGATGGTGGGCGAGGCGGAATTCGCCGTTGCACCCGTACTCTGGAACCGGATTCCGGACCTGCCCGCAAGAGATCCCGCCGCCGGCCTGCTCGCAAGGTGCCATGACTTCAGCGTCGCCGCTGGACTGGACCCTGAAGTGGCCCGCCAGTGGAGCCTGGCCCGCGAGGTGGACAACGCCCTGCACTACACCTCCAGGCCTGGCCACGGCGGAGACATGGCCCGCTCGCTGTGGGTGGCCAGCACGCTCGCGGGGCGGACACTGGACGGGCTTCCGGCCGCCCATGATCTGCCCGAACCGGGCGAGGACGCCCTGGATTCGGCCCCGACCTAG
- a CDS encoding pyridoxal phosphate-dependent decarboxylase family protein: MSAGAEPYREALAAAVRHATLWLESQSTRRVGPQQAARELAAAFDGALPQSGMAPAAVVDYLARHAEPGLMAMPSGRFFGWVIGGTLPAAMAADWLVSAWDQNSVLRYATPAIAAIEDAAGHWLLQLLGLPEESDVGFVTGATMANFTGLAAARWRLLKNAGWDLERDGLFGAPRIHCLVGKERHETVDVALRYLGMGSPTVVPADSQGRIEAAELDCALDRIALDHAAASGQSSPPALVLVCLQAGNLHSGAFDPFGAAIAVSKAHGAWVHVDGAFGLWAAAVPELAGLTAGVEGADSWATDAHKSLNVPYDCGVVAVRDAQALRSAMGLNASYLLQDVDGAGHPSQRVPELSRRARGVPVWAALKSLGRDGVAEQIRRLAASAAQLAEELTAVEGVEVLNDVGYTQITVAFGDDAMTRRVADRLIADGKVWMSGSRWHGRDVVRISVSNWSTDAGDLATAVDAVRTALEAARSERS; the protein is encoded by the coding sequence CACCCGCCGGGTAGGTCCGCAGCAGGCAGCCCGGGAACTCGCCGCAGCGTTCGACGGCGCGCTGCCGCAGTCAGGGATGGCCCCGGCCGCCGTGGTGGACTACCTGGCCCGCCACGCCGAACCGGGCCTCATGGCGATGCCGTCCGGGCGCTTCTTCGGCTGGGTCATCGGCGGCACGCTTCCTGCAGCCATGGCGGCCGACTGGCTTGTCAGCGCGTGGGACCAGAACTCGGTGCTCCGCTATGCGACGCCCGCCATAGCTGCCATCGAGGACGCCGCCGGCCACTGGCTGCTGCAGTTGCTTGGCCTGCCGGAGGAATCCGATGTCGGCTTTGTCACCGGAGCCACCATGGCCAACTTCACCGGGCTGGCAGCCGCGCGCTGGCGCCTGTTGAAAAACGCGGGATGGGACCTGGAACGCGACGGACTCTTTGGCGCGCCGCGGATCCACTGCCTGGTGGGGAAGGAGCGGCACGAGACGGTGGACGTCGCGCTGCGCTACCTCGGAATGGGCAGCCCCACCGTGGTTCCGGCGGACAGCCAGGGACGCATCGAGGCAGCGGAGCTGGACTGTGCGCTGGACCGGATCGCGCTGGACCATGCTGCGGCATCCGGCCAGAGCTCTCCTCCCGCCCTCGTGCTGGTGTGCCTGCAGGCCGGAAACCTCCACTCCGGAGCCTTCGATCCCTTCGGCGCAGCCATCGCCGTGTCCAAGGCACATGGGGCCTGGGTGCACGTGGACGGGGCCTTCGGACTCTGGGCCGCTGCCGTCCCGGAGCTCGCCGGACTGACCGCGGGCGTCGAAGGGGCGGACTCCTGGGCCACCGACGCGCACAAGAGCCTCAACGTCCCGTACGACTGCGGCGTCGTCGCGGTCCGGGACGCCCAAGCCCTGCGCAGCGCCATGGGGCTGAACGCCAGCTACCTCCTTCAGGACGTTGACGGCGCCGGACATCCCAGCCAGCGGGTCCCGGAGCTTTCCCGCAGGGCCAGGGGAGTGCCGGTCTGGGCCGCGCTGAAGTCCCTCGGCAGGGACGGCGTGGCCGAACAGATACGCCGCCTCGCCGCGTCTGCTGCCCAACTCGCCGAGGAGCTCACCGCCGTCGAGGGGGTGGAGGTCCTCAACGACGTCGGCTATACCCAGATCACGGTCGCCTTCGGGGACGATGCCATGACGCGCCGGGTAGCGGACAGGCTTATCGCCGACGGGAAGGTCTGGATGTCCGGTTCCCGCTGGCACGGCAGGGACGTGGTGCGGATATCCGTGAGCAACTGGAGCACCGACGCCGGCGACCTGGCCACGGCTGTGGACGCGGTCCGGACTGCGTTGGAAGCCGCCCGCTCCGAAAGGTCCTGA
- a CDS encoding VIT1/CCC1 transporter family protein: protein MESADNPALPPAGQHANEPHSNDIVHRLNWLRAGVLGANDGIVSVAAIVVGVAGATSEHGPILAAGAAGLVGGAVSMALGEYVSVSSQSDSQKAMIEKERRELAEEPEEELTELAAIYRSKGLSEETARNVARELTEHDALAAHLSAELNIDEEDIVSPWHAAFASAIAFTLGALLPMLAIMLPPENIRVAVTFGAVLLALAVTGAVGAWIGGGSKIRAAARVVVGGGLALAATFTIGNLLGATGIM from the coding sequence ATGGAGTCAGCGGACAATCCGGCATTGCCCCCTGCGGGGCAGCACGCCAATGAGCCCCACAGCAATGACATCGTGCACCGCCTGAACTGGCTGCGTGCCGGTGTCCTCGGAGCCAACGACGGGATCGTCTCGGTCGCGGCAATTGTGGTGGGCGTAGCCGGTGCCACCAGCGAGCACGGCCCCATCCTCGCGGCCGGTGCAGCCGGCCTGGTGGGCGGTGCCGTCTCGATGGCCCTGGGCGAGTACGTCTCCGTCAGCAGCCAGAGCGACAGCCAGAAGGCGATGATCGAGAAGGAACGGCGGGAACTTGCCGAGGAACCGGAAGAGGAGCTGACGGAACTCGCTGCGATCTACCGGAGCAAGGGCCTCAGCGAGGAAACGGCCCGGAACGTGGCACGGGAACTCACCGAGCACGATGCCCTGGCTGCTCACCTTTCCGCCGAGCTCAATATTGACGAAGAGGACATCGTGAGCCCTTGGCATGCCGCCTTTGCGTCAGCCATCGCGTTCACACTGGGGGCCTTGCTGCCGATGCTCGCCATCATGCTGCCTCCCGAAAACATTCGCGTTGCGGTGACCTTTGGAGCGGTCCTGCTGGCCCTGGCCGTGACGGGTGCCGTCGGCGCGTGGATTGGCGGCGGCTCAAAAATCCGGGCAGCTGCACGGGTGGTGGTGGGAGGCGGCCTTGCCCTGGCCGCGACCTTCACCATCGGCAACCTGCTGGGCGCCACCGGCATCATGTAG